A window of the Armatimonadota bacterium genome harbors these coding sequences:
- a CDS encoding NAD(P)/FAD-dependent oxidoreductase, whose product MEDSNTETDETSPPASEVFDITIVGGGPVGLFGAFYAGMRQMKTKILESLPELGGQLAALYPEKYIFDMPGFPRVLAQDLAVEMAKQGTRFAPKVCCSEKVLQLQRQPEDETWRLITNRAEHVTRTVVLTLGGGAFAPKRLDTPGVTELEGRGVYYFVRDIAQFAGKRLLIVGGGDSALDWAMHLEPVAKSISLIHRRDVFRAHEESVDWLLNRSRVDVRLWHELRRVEGNGHLERAVVMHNQTREEAVLEVDGVLLHIGFSMDIGPARDWGVEMEGSSILVNHMMETNLPGVYAAGDVAQFEGKIKLIATGVGEVCTAVNYAKHRIDPHSKVFPGHSTNMDL is encoded by the coding sequence ATGGAGGACTCGAACACGGAGACGGATGAAACGTCACCGCCGGCCAGTGAGGTTTTCGACATAACCATCGTTGGCGGCGGACCGGTTGGGTTGTTCGGCGCATTTTACGCGGGCATGCGCCAGATGAAGACGAAGATACTGGAGAGCCTGCCGGAACTGGGCGGGCAGCTCGCGGCCCTCTACCCGGAGAAGTACATTTTTGATATGCCGGGCTTTCCACGGGTTCTGGCTCAAGACCTCGCCGTGGAAATGGCGAAACAAGGGACCCGCTTCGCGCCAAAGGTCTGCTGCAGCGAGAAGGTTCTGCAGCTTCAGCGGCAGCCCGAGGACGAGACGTGGCGGCTGATCACCAACCGTGCGGAGCATGTAACCAGGACAGTGGTACTCACTCTGGGCGGCGGTGCATTTGCTCCTAAACGACTGGATACTCCCGGCGTCACCGAGCTGGAGGGCCGTGGTGTCTACTACTTCGTGCGTGACATCGCCCAGTTTGCCGGCAAACGGCTTTTGATCGTTGGCGGCGGCGATTCGGCGCTGGATTGGGCCATGCACCTCGAGCCGGTAGCCAAATCGATCAGCCTGATCCATCGGCGCGACGTGTTCCGTGCGCACGAGGAGAGCGTCGACTGGCTATTAAATCGCTCACGCGTGGACGTGCGCCTCTGGCATGAGCTGCGGAGGGTGGAGGGTAACGGGCATCTTGAGCGCGCCGTTGTGATGCATAACCAGACGCGTGAAGAGGCCGTGCTGGAGGTTGATGGCGTACTGCTCCACATCGGATTCTCGATGGATATTGGGCCCGCCCGCGATTGGGGCGTGGAGATGGAGGGCTCGTCAATACTGGTCAACCATATGATGGAGACGAATCTGCCGGGTGTGTATGCCGCCGGCGACGTGGCCCAGTTTGAGGGCAAGATCAAGCTCATCGCCACGGGCGTAGGCGAGGTTTGCACCGCCGTAAACTACGCCAAGCACCGCATCGATCCGCACTCGAAGGTGTTTCCGGGCCACAGTACCAACATGGATCTATAA
- the hpnE gene encoding hydroxysqualene dehydroxylase HpnE — translation MACAVALSQLGYQVTLIEKRPMLGGRASSFIDAETGEVMDVCQHGTMRCCTNLQWLLAALGVEDQIRWLSALEFADSSGHRFPLRAGILPAPLHMAASFARFGALQLADKLAIARGMLRILRTGEEADRDDRSMEAWLRETRQTPRAVSRFWQPVLVSACNDSPACISQAVGLKVFRYGFLRNRSGWQFGLPGVPLGTLFTGPAERVVAAAGGVVRLRTHIAQFEIDRSSDGAAITGYQLQSGETVRASHYISALPFDALARMAPEALGPGGLEFAPIAGVHLWFEGRIEAPHALALLDCDADWVFNKTANFAMAENGETWLHVVKSSAGEWCASEREAVRDRALEGLYGALPRAREHRLLRWKVLKERKATFRPGPGVAALRPGPESSLNGLVLAGEWTNTGWPSTMESAARSGLRAAEAIAARDGMPTALVQPDLSPSTLVRWLSAC, via the coding sequence ATGGCCTGCGCAGTGGCGCTGTCGCAACTAGGCTACCAGGTTACACTCATCGAAAAGCGCCCCATGCTGGGCGGTCGCGCCAGTTCGTTTATCGATGCCGAAACCGGCGAGGTGATGGATGTATGCCAGCACGGAACGATGCGCTGCTGCACGAATCTGCAGTGGCTGCTGGCCGCGCTGGGCGTGGAGGATCAGATTCGGTGGCTGAGCGCATTGGAATTTGCCGATAGCTCCGGCCATCGCTTTCCTTTGCGCGCCGGTATCCTTCCCGCGCCGCTGCACATGGCGGCTTCCTTCGCCAGGTTTGGCGCGCTGCAGCTGGCGGACAAGCTGGCCATTGCGCGCGGCATGCTGCGCATCCTCCGCACCGGCGAGGAGGCTGACCGCGATGATCGCTCCATGGAGGCGTGGCTGCGCGAGACACGGCAAACCCCACGCGCCGTCAGCCGGTTCTGGCAGCCTGTGCTGGTTTCGGCGTGCAATGACTCGCCGGCCTGCATCAGCCAGGCCGTGGGCCTAAAGGTGTTTCGATACGGGTTCCTACGCAACCGTTCCGGGTGGCAGTTTGGCCTGCCTGGCGTGCCGTTGGGCACCCTGTTCACCGGTCCCGCGGAGCGCGTGGTGGCTGCCGCCGGCGGTGTTGTAAGGCTTCGAACGCATATCGCGCAGTTTGAAATAGATCGATCTTCCGATGGCGCAGCCATCACTGGATATCAGCTGCAGAGCGGTGAAACCGTGCGCGCCAGTCACTACATATCGGCTCTTCCCTTTGATGCGCTGGCGCGTATGGCGCCGGAGGCCCTTGGCCCTGGCGGGCTGGAGTTTGCGCCAATTGCGGGTGTACATCTCTGGTTCGAGGGGCGCATTGAAGCGCCGCACGCACTGGCGCTGCTGGATTGTGATGCAGACTGGGTGTTTAACAAGACGGCCAACTTTGCGATGGCCGAGAACGGCGAAACGTGGCTGCACGTGGTCAAGAGCAGCGCCGGTGAATGGTGCGCTAGTGAGCGCGAGGCCGTTCGCGATCGAGCGCTGGAGGGATTGTATGGCGCCCTACCCCGCGCACGCGAACATCGTTTGCTTCGATGGAAGGTTCTTAAAGAGCGAAAGGCCACATTTCGGCCTGGACCCGGGGTTGCCGCGCTGCGTCCTGGCCCTGAATCCAGCCTGAACGGGCTTGTACTGGCGGGCGAATGGACCAACACGGGCTGGCCATCCACGATGGAAAGCGCGGCACGAAGTGGCTTACGGGCAGCGGAAGCCATAGCGGCTCGAGATGGCATGCCCACCGCCCTTGTACAGCCTGACCTGTCGCCATCCACGCTGGTGCGTTGGCTGTCGGCCTGCTAG
- the trpA gene encoding tryptophan synthase subunit alpha has product MRISRRFEELQAANQAALVCFVTAGDPEPGVLPDLISAIASGGADAIEVGIPFSDPLADGPSIQASSQRALAAGMNSRLAMAEIAEARRRLPDLPIVVMTYFNPVLRFGMEAWAAAAASAGVDGHIVTDLSPEESAEWRAVSARHGLDTIFLVAPTSTDERAAIVAELCTGFVYGVSRTGVTGARQKLSDEVGPMVARMRRFTQLPVCVGFGVSSADQAGQVAAMADGVVVGSALVDLIHQRRDDAGRDEAVSAFVRELKSGCIR; this is encoded by the coding sequence ATGCGGATTAGTCGGCGGTTTGAGGAGCTGCAGGCTGCCAACCAGGCAGCTCTGGTCTGTTTCGTTACAGCCGGTGATCCCGAACCTGGCGTACTGCCCGACCTTATATCGGCCATTGCAAGCGGCGGCGCGGATGCGATTGAGGTTGGCATTCCGTTTAGCGATCCACTGGCGGATGGTCCAAGTATTCAGGCATCCTCGCAGCGCGCACTGGCGGCCGGCATGAATTCGCGCCTCGCAATGGCAGAGATTGCAGAAGCCCGTCGGAGGCTGCCTGATCTACCGATTGTGGTGATGACATATTTCAATCCCGTTCTGCGATTTGGTATGGAGGCGTGGGCAGCCGCGGCGGCAAGTGCCGGCGTAGACGGTCATATCGTCACCGATCTCTCGCCGGAGGAGTCGGCGGAGTGGCGCGCCGTTTCGGCGCGTCACGGTCTGGATACGATCTTTTTAGTGGCGCCAACCAGCACCGACGAGCGGGCGGCAATTGTAGCGGAGCTTTGCACCGGCTTCGTTTACGGCGTTTCAAGGACGGGCGTCACCGGCGCTCGGCAAAAGCTGTCGGACGAAGTGGGGCCGATGGTGGCGCGTATGCGCCGGTTTACCCAACTGCCGGTATGCGTGGGCTTCGGAGTTTCCAGCGCAGACCAGGCCGGGCAAGTGGCCGCTATGGCCGACGGTGTGGTGGTGGGCAGCGCGCTTGTAGATTTGATCCATCAACGGCGCGACGATGCCGGCAGAGATGAGGCCGTTAGCGCATTCGTCCGCGAGCTGAAATCGGGCTGTATCCGTTGA
- a CDS encoding sigma-70 family RNA polymerase sigma factor, producing MEHNCNNVVGLTRRWNMTALTPTQEVADFSSLYERSHKRAYNLAYKLTGNAADAEDVTQDAYVRALVNFASYDQTRSFEGWLFRIITNRVIDMRRRQKRVPMHSLDAPAGTDEEGNVFQHEFADPNSNPEDIVVGAMMDDKLQSALAALPAEYRDAVLLCDVEEKSYDEIAQRMKCAVGTVRSRIHRGRVMLRRIMEAGIRPRTRKRRAVAAGPVAKSQPVPA from the coding sequence ATGGAACATAACTGCAACAATGTAGTCGGATTAACAAGGAGGTGGAACATGACCGCATTAACACCAACGCAGGAAGTAGCCGACTTTTCCTCGCTGTACGAGCGCAGCCACAAGCGTGCTTACAATCTGGCCTACAAGCTCACAGGAAACGCGGCAGATGCCGAGGATGTGACCCAGGATGCGTATGTGCGCGCTCTGGTCAACTTCGCGTCGTACGATCAAACCCGGTCGTTCGAAGGCTGGCTGTTCCGCATCATCACTAACCGTGTCATCGATATGCGCCGCCGGCAGAAGCGCGTTCCGATGCACTCTCTGGACGCTCCTGCAGGAACGGATGAAGAGGGTAACGTGTTCCAGCATGAATTTGCCGACCCAAACAGCAACCCGGAAGATATCGTGGTTGGCGCCATGATGGACGACAAGCTGCAATCGGCTCTGGCAGCTTTGCCGGCGGAGTACCGTGACGCCGTACTCCTCTGCGACGTTGAAGAGAAGTCGTATGACGAGATCGCGCAGAGGATGAAGTGCGCCGTGGGCACCGTGCGCTCCCGCATCCACCGCGGCCGGGTGATGCTGCGGCGGATCATGGAGGCCGGTATTCGCCCGCGGACGCGGAAGCGGCGCGCTGTGGCAGCCGGACCCGTGGCAAAGTCGCAGCCTGTTCCGGCCTGA
- a CDS encoding MBL fold metallo-hydrolase, translating into MIGCTCAVCTSTNPKNRRTRPSIAVEYGSSVLVVDTGPEFRLQALAAGLSRVDAVLITHTHADHIFGMDDLRRFNDLAHASIPVYGSASTLEDIRRIFDYIFKPTQAGGGKPRITLHELPSTLELCGLEITVLEVLHGRLPVQAFRFDVPSGPSAAYITDVNTIPEAAMSHLGGLDLLILDAVRFEPHSTHFGLWQAVEVAGLLKPAMVRFTHLSHHFDHEEVNGRLPQGMSLAFDGEVLTL; encoded by the coding sequence ATGATCGGCTGCACGTGCGCTGTCTGCACCAGTACCAACCCGAAGAATCGTCGCACGCGCCCCTCAATTGCGGTGGAATACGGGAGCAGCGTGCTGGTGGTGGATACCGGCCCGGAGTTCCGGCTGCAGGCACTGGCGGCCGGCCTTTCGCGGGTGGATGCCGTGCTGATCACCCACACACACGCCGACCACATCTTTGGTATGGACGATCTGCGCCGGTTCAACGACCTGGCCCACGCTTCGATTCCCGTGTACGGCTCCGCCTCCACCCTGGAGGATATCCGGCGCATCTTCGATTACATCTTCAAGCCAACACAGGCCGGCGGCGGCAAGCCGCGCATTACGCTGCACGAGCTTCCCAGCACTCTGGAGCTGTGCGGGTTGGAGATCACCGTGCTGGAAGTGCTGCATGGCCGCCTCCCGGTACAGGCGTTCCGGTTCGATGTGCCCAGCGGACCGTCCGCCGCGTACATCACCGACGTCAACACAATACCGGAGGCGGCAATGTCGCATTTGGGCGGTCTGGACCTGCTCATTCTGGACGCGGTGCGGTTCGAACCCCACAGCACGCACTTTGGATTGTGGCAAGCCGTGGAGGTTGCGGGACTGCTGAAGCCGGCGATGGTTCGCTTTACGCACCTTTCACACCACTTCGATCACGAAGAGGTGAACGGCCGGCTGCCGCAAGGTATGTCCCTGGCATTTGATGGTGAGGTTTTGACGCTCTAG